One window from the genome of Psychrilyobacter piezotolerans encodes:
- a CDS encoding GntR family transcriptional regulator, producing the protein MEFKKNIPIYLQIMDKLKQDISLKVIEPGGKLMSTRELAVKLKVNPNTVSRVYRELESENIVFTKRGMGTFVVEDENILQNIKNNMANDIVVKFIRDMSNLNISPEEAIKMLKEIEEE; encoded by the coding sequence ATGGAATTTAAGAAAAATATCCCTATTTATTTACAGATAATGGATAAATTAAAACAAGATATATCCCTAAAGGTAATAGAACCCGGGGGGAAATTAATGTCTACACGGGAGCTGGCAGTAAAACTCAAAGTTAACCCCAATACAGTCTCTAGGGTATATAGAGAGTTAGAATCAGAAAATATCGTCTTTACAAAAAGAGGGATGGGAACATTTGTTGTAGAAGATGAAAATATTTTACAGAATATAAAAAATAATATGGCCAATGATATAGTCGTTAAATTTATTCGCGACATGAGTAATCTTAATATCTCACCAGAGGAAGCAATAAAGATGTTAAAAGAGATCGAGGAGGAGTAA